The Anas acuta chromosome 1, bAnaAcu1.1, whole genome shotgun sequence genome segment ACTGTGTTCATATGCAAGACTTCTGCAATATcatcttcctcttttctcaGGTACCTTATCTTCTTCTGTCTCCCTGTCTGGGCTGATGCAGCCTCCATGTATGGTGAGATCTTGTCACCCAATTATCCTCAGGTGTATCCAAATGATCTGCAGGAATCTTGGGAAATCGAGGTCCCTCCAGGATATGGCATTCACCTTTATTTCACACATATGGATCTTGAGCCATCGCACAACTGCGAGTATGACTCTGTGAAGGTACTGTCCCTATTCTCATCAGGTGAGAAAAAGACAAGAAGGTGAGGTACAGCATAGATCAGCAAAGCTGTGTACAAAGCTCAGGGCTGGAAGAAGAGATACATCCTTCCTGCTGTGAGCCCAAAGAAGCCTGAATGACTGCATATCTGTGCACTAGCCATCCCTAAATTGACTTGAGTTTGCTTCCTAACTACACGGGTATTGTCTGCCAACTCAGTGTCCCATCTATACCACCGTCCTCATTTTTCTCCTATATCCTTAGGAAGATTACATCACTATTTCAAGGTACATATCACAAGGTCGGTGAGCCATAGGTTTGAAAGCCAATTTTTGTAGAAAGGGCATTGATTTTCTGTCCATGAAATTATTCAGAATAAATCAGTGAGTGGACCTAGACAATTTAATGCAAGAGGATAATTATTGGGAATGACTGAAGTTAAAAACAATCAAGAGATCTGGGTATGGATAGTGGGTACTCAGACAAAGTGCAGTGGCCTGTTGTCACAATCTATGCACCACAGTTTTCTTAAAACTCAGAGCTCCACTGTGCCTGCTCCATGTTGTTCTACAGGGCACAAAACAtagaacacaaaacaaaaaatgttctttccaCACAAAAAGACCATCCCAGCTGCAATAGCTAAGTGTGAAAAGGGGCAATAAGATCAGGCGCAGCATCAGAAGGAGGCGTTGGAGGAAGACCAAGGTGGGACTGCAGGATGAGTGGGCTCTGCTGGGAGATGCAATAACATGTCCTTTGCAACAAACCAGTGTACCTGTTATgatgctctgcagcctgccagtGATGGGTTTTGAAAcaaagcattattattattattattattattattattattattattattattattattattattattattatacaaaTGGGCCTGAGGAAAGGCTGTTAACAGAGAACTCTCACttaatttggaaaatgaagacaGGTATTTCAGAGCTGGGAAGTTAGCAATAGAGAACACACCCCAAGTGTCTTACAAATGACACGAAACTTGTTCTCTAGGGACTCTGTTCAGTTGAATGCTGTCTGCCTGTCTTCCAACCGTGGCCAGATTTGTGGATTACAAAGTAGTCTTGGGCCTTTCTGCTATCTGTGTGACAGTGCTGTGTCCTGGGATATCTACATGGATGTTGTGACAAATGCATGCAATTTAGAAGCCTTTAGTTAGCTGCTTGTAAGCTGAAAGACTCAAGCACTGGTAATTACATATATTCCAGTAACAAGATAAGACCTCTCTGCATTCTTCCACAGATCCTGTCTAGTGGCCACGTTGAAGGCGTGCTTTGTGGGCGAAAAAAGCCTCGTGTCCCAGGCTCCTTGATTGTGGAGGAATTCCGTGTCCCTTATAACACCCTGACTATGACCTTCCAATCAGACTTTTCCAATGAGGAGCATTTCACTGGTTTTGCAGCCTACTATGTTGCAGTGGGTAAGGTTAAAACAGAATCCTCTGAACCTCTCTAGTGTCCAGGActaggaggaagaggaaagctgGCAGAAGGGGTTTCTTTACAGGATGGccttatttaaaagaaattcaagCAGGCAAGACTGCTTTCCAATATGGACAGTCCAGGCACTGCCTTAGAGACCCATTTTCCTTGTTGGTCACTATTGTTTGCTTTCCCatttcactttcccattttccccctGCCCTTAGCTCCCATTTTACTAACATTGGCTGACGTCTTTTCTTTTCACACTTGCAGACTTGGATGAGTGCACAGATTTTGTGGAGGAACCTTGCAGTCATTACTGTAATAATTATATTGGAGGTTACTTCTGTACCTGCCCACCAGAGTATTTCCTCTATGAGGATATGAAAACATGTGGAGGTGAGAGATCTACATGAACGGTGGCCAACAGCAAGAGTTAGCTTAGGCCAAGTGAGATATTGTACTTGGAAGACGTTTTCTATCAGCCTTTTCAACCAGTCAtgacagatatattttaaagaaaagtacaTCCCAATGCAAATCTGAACTGGAGGTAGACTTTGTGAATTTCTATTAATTTCTATTCTtaacatttccatttatttatttatttattgtatcaAGAGAATCAAGAAACTATTAAATGACCTTCTCTAAAGTCTGTGATGGAAACCCTTCTTAGCATACTGCTATCTGTGAATCTTTTAATTCCTGACAAAGCAGGGTAGTTCAAAGAAGATACAAAAATGACCAAGGTGCTTGTTGgctcaaataaaaaaattgcaaagtcaCAAATGTGATATGTTGAAAGGGGTATAAAATGAGAACCTGCACAAGAGAGAAGAGAGCCTAAATCACAGATtgaaggttaaaaaacaaacaaaaacaacaacaacagcaaaaagtgGAGGGAGAAATAGAGGATACTAAAAGAAATTATGCAAGTCTGAGCAAAATTAATGATATGCTGAAGCTGTTTGCTGGTGTTGAGAACACCAAGAAGTTGTCTTCCAAACGATTGACATGAAGTCAAGGTACCTCAGTCCACTAGAAGTTAAGGTCCCTAGCTAACTGGATAAGGCGTTGCCCTGGTGTTCAATTTCTTGGAAAGATGAAGTGTTGAGATGTGGTTAATGCAGGTGACTGGGTAGACTGGAGAAGCagtgaaagaaggaaagcttGTCTGCTTCATAGGTGAACCATTTCCTTTCTGAGTCCTCACTGTGTTCCTTCCTTAATCCTAGTGAACTGCAGTGGAAATGTCTTCACTGAGTTATCAGGGGAGATTGCTAGCCCAAACTATCCCAATCAGTACCCAGAGAACTCACGGTGCGACTACCGAGTGGCTCTGAGGCCAGGCTACTTTGTGGCATTGACCATACGCAGCGAGGACTTCGATGTGGAACCAGCTGACTCAGAAGGGAGTTGCCGTGACAGCTTAACGGTAGGTGTAGGGTGGAAGACAGGATGCTCTGGGTCTCCCCTCGATGTCCTCATATTCAGAAGACTCTCTGACTGCTTAACTTTAATTTCATCTACTCTGCCTTTTGAAGTTCTTGAGAATActtttggtattttttcatttattcttgtttGTTATTTTCCCAGCTTGTCTCTGGAGAGAAGCGTTTTGGTCCCTATTGTGGCAGCAAATTCCCAGGTCCTTCTGAAATCAAGACTAGGAACAACATTCTTGACATAATCTTCCAGACAGACCAGGCAGTACAGCATAAAGGCTGGAAAATACGCTACTATGCAGATCGTGAGTAAACGCTTGGGAAAGtattccttctgctgctgagtTAGGGAGACCTTGCTCCAGATCAGATTCATGGTACAACATCATGTTAACATGCTCACATGTGCTGGGTTTGCTAGTCAGAGCTAAGGAGCTATTAACTAAACTGAGGATGCCTGTTAACTAGGGGGAATAATCACTGGTAGGAAAGAAGTTGGGAACGGGAAGGAGAGTAAATCTTGAACCAGCGaatcattgttttcttcttgtcttttcaCAGCCATAACCTGTCCCCCGAGTGTCATCTCCAACTCTGTTGTTGACCCAAAGAAGGACAGGTATACCTTTGAGGACAGTGTGAAGGTGACCTGTGTGGAAGGCTATGAAATTGTAGTGGTAAGTTACACAAAAAAGCATATACCCTCTTTGCCCCTCTGAGCAGCTTCCTGCTGCCATTTCCCATCAGGTGTCCTGAGCACCTTTGGGACTCAAAGGTTTTGCCACACCTGTAGAAAGTGGAAACTTCTTCCAGCCACTGCAGCATTCTGAGGACCCTTCACTGAAGTGCCCATTTCAGGTATATTTCATGGCCAGTTACTTACATTGGTCATATTCTTTTCCCTAGAAACAAGACAGCATCAGGACATTTTACTCCAGCTGTCAGGACAATGGTGAATGGAGCAACTCTCATTTCAGCTGTGTTCGTAAGTGAACTCTCTCTGTATTGTAGGAAGCAGACTGAAATGGAGTGTTTAGGCTCTAGACACATCTTCACACTAGTGAAGAACAGAGGAAGTAAGCATGGATGACCATACAGGGACCAGAGGAGCTGAGTAGTTCCCCATACTACAGAATAATACAGCTTGTTGGGTGGAGTGCCCCTTCAATTGTCTTtgatcatttgtttttcttctctacagCTGTGAACTGTGGTGAACCACTTCCTATTGAGAATGGACAAGTTGAATATGTCTCTGAAATTCATGAGCCTCTGTACAAAGCTGCTGTTCGGTATCACTGTAATGCACCTTACTATACCCTAAAAAATGAAGGGGAAGGTAAGTATTGTGTCTGCTACATACACAAATTTATTTGGTGAAAGGCCTAAGACATGGTACTGGCATTGCCACGGGACTAGGATTATATCCCATCACATCAAGACTGGACAAAGATTCTTATTGGTGTAGGGTTGCAGGCAGTAGTTTTGTGTTGCCTTTATGTTCAATACGCTGTCATAATGTCTATGGTTGGGCTGTTGACCTTAGACCTACTAGCAAGTTCTATCTCCATTTGCCTGCTGTATGAACCATGGAGATTTTTGCCACACATTTCTGGTGGAGAAATAAATGACTCAAGAAGCATATTAGAGGAGGTCTCTCCAAAACAGGGGCAGAAGCACCGTGGTGGGGTTGTCAACTTCTAGAGAGATCTCAGCAATGTTTAGCAAGCTGTGCTTGCTTTGGAGTCAAGAAGGTTAATACAGCATCTTATACAGTAACACTGATTGCCCTCTCTTCATCTCAATTGTATTCTTCTTGCActcttttttcttgtgttttccaAGTGGTGTATGAATGCTCAGCCAGTGGACAATGGATCAATGAAGAAATGGGAACCGAGCTACCAAAATGTGTTGCAGGTACTACCAAAATCtgtgcatatatacatgtagtATGTGAAGACCACtacttcattcatttttttgttcctgCACCAGTTTTCCCTCCTTCAAGTGTGCACATTCTCAAGTTGTTCAGTGCTTTAAATCTCTGACAATTTTGAAGGTATCGAAAAGCTTAAGGGGTCAAAATAGGTGTCCAAAAATGTCAgacctttctttcttcagtcaTCCTTAAGCTACACTGAGAGCTGTAGCTTCTCTTCAAACCCTCCCTGGGTTCAGCTGTTCATTGAGCACTAATGATGCAGCACTACAAGGAAAAGACTTAAAATGCTTTCACTTGAGGCCTAAATGCTTAAAAGAGCACATGTCCTTCAGTATTTAGTAGCACTCAGTGGGTCTGAATACTTAAACAATATCCCTGTCCAGGACTTTCTCAACCTCTCTTTGTACATATGAGGGAAATTGAGGAGGAAAGTGCATGGGTACTACTGTTCCTGACTGCTGGTAGTTATAGCTGGGGCTTAACTTCCAGCTCATAAAGAGGATTTAAAATCTTATATATTCTGGACATTGTTCAGTTTATCAACCACACTTAGAGGAGGCGGCATCCCTACTGCTAGTTGTATGTGATGCGTTTTTGCTACTCCAAACCCCCAAAACCTCATAGGCATTTTAAAGTACAAGACTCAGCTGAAGATGACTTGGACTATGACAGCGCATAGTGCAAACGacaaattgaaaaatgaaactcCAGGAATTTGCAACCTAAAAGGGGGTTACAAAGAGTGTGAAGACAGACTTTTCTTAGAAGGACACGGTGATATAAGTGGCAATGAGCACAAGTTGCAATGAAGTAAATTTTGACcgtatttaaggaaaaatgttcCCCCAAAGCACTAGAACTGTTGGCCAGAGATGCTGGGTAATCACCATCATTGGAGATTCAGAAGCCGCTTGGCAAAccccctgagcaacctggtttaCAGATAGGATGGTGGGGGAAGGGCAGTTAGGGATGAGCAGGGGGTTAAACTAGAGACATTGAGAGgtcccttcttcttcttcatttaaGTTGGAAGCTACCTACCAGCTATAATTCTTTGATCTCTGTCAATGTGACACAGAGTTCAATGTAAATCAGCAGATGTGTAAAGCAATCAGTTTCCTAGCTATGTAAGAATAATCAGCCTTATTCCTGCCCTTATGCTCACCTTCTGCAAGACCTTATAGAACATTTTACTCAAAAAGCACAGAGCACCTCTGCACCAACAAGACTCACAGATAGGACCTCCTTTGAACCCTTGCTTAAGATTTGACACACTAAAAgaatatagaaagaaaatggtAAAACTTCAATAACAAATCTGAGCACTTAAACTGAGACTATCTGTagttccccccccaaaaaaaataattttaaatagtaGTGTCATAGCTCTGAGAacttaaacaaatatttttttctaatattttaaaattatttacctATACCTACGGAATGTAactcagcaaaataaaaatgctaagtAGAGTGCAATGAAATTGTGAGCTTTGGCATACCCAACCCTTGCTGTTTGACAACGGTGTGAATATTTGACTTTCCAGAACAAGAATTTGAGAACAACTATTTTCAGCCTAAATTGAATGTTGATAGGATTTTTGCTTGAATTTTCTTGAATTTCTCTGTAAATGTTTGTTGCAAATTCTATGACAGAATATAAACAAAGGCTATGCAGCatcagaataatttaaaagacagaggaaggaggagactATGGGCTTTTTAGTAGAAAACCTATTTGTAACTGCTAATTCTCTTGTCTGgttcctctcttttccttttccttctagTCTGTGGCGTGCCCAGTAATCCTGTCCGAGAGACAGCAAAGATTTTTGGAGGCACTCGTGCAGAAAAGGGCAACTTTCCCTGGCAGGTGTATTTTGAGCACCCAAGAGGAGCTGGTGTGCTCATTTCTGAAAGATGGGTGATGACTGCAGCTCATGTGCTGGAGGGATTTGACAAGCCTGACATGTTTATTGGTGTAATCAATGTTGGTAGAGAATCTTTGTACCGGGATGCCCAGCAGCTGGTTGCAGAGGCTTCGTTCATCCATCCGGGCTGGAAGAAGCTGTCCAAAGACACCTACAGGACCGATTTTGATAATGATATTGCACTACTGAAGCTGAAGGATCCCGTGAAGATGGGCCCAAACATCTCGCCCCTCTGTCTTCCTGGTAAATCACCTGAATATGAGCTACAAAAAGGGACTCTAGGCTATATTGCTGGCTGgggacagaaagagagaggaagactacCTATTTATCTTTGGAAGGCTCAGATTCCTGTGGTGGACATGGACAAGTGCCGTTCTGTGAAGCCAGAGGGCCCTGCTGATTCCAGTGCTTACCGATTCACTGACAACATGATCTGTGCCGGTGGTGACAAGGACAGCTGTAAGGGGGATAGTGGTGGAGCCTACTCCATCCAAGATCCTCTGGATAATAGCCGGTACTATGTGGCTGGGCTGATCTCCTGGGGACCAAGATGTGGCACCTTTGGTCTTTACACCAAGGTAGTACGTTACCTGGACTGGATTACAGAGACCATGAGTAAGCATGAGAATGCAGAAGCTTTACAGGATTAGCTCTTTCTCCCTTTAGTGCAGTCACGCTTCCTAAATGTGATCGTCACCTGTTCTGGTAGGAAGGCTGGCTACAATCCTGTTCACTTTTTGTGTATAACAGGACAACTCATTGTGTCTGTGCTGAGTGGGGAGTCAGGAATATGTATTGGTTTTCCCCACTGTCATCGTGACTGGGAAAGGAATTTCTCTTACTTCTTCCACTCATAATAACATAACATGAAGATGCTATTCTGCATAAGGAGCCTCcttcttctgcttcctctcatttcttctatccc includes the following:
- the C1S gene encoding complement C1s subcomponent, producing MWYLIFFCLPVWADAASMYGEILSPNYPQVYPNDLQESWEIEVPPGYGIHLYFTHMDLEPSHNCEYDSVKILSSGHVEGVLCGRKKPRVPGSLIVEEFRVPYNTLTMTFQSDFSNEEHFTGFAAYYVAVDLDECTDFVEEPCSHYCNNYIGGYFCTCPPEYFLYEDMKTCGVNCSGNVFTELSGEIASPNYPNQYPENSRCDYRVALRPGYFVALTIRSEDFDVEPADSEGSCRDSLTLVSGEKRFGPYCGSKFPGPSEIKTRNNILDIIFQTDQAVQHKGWKIRYYADPITCPPSVISNSVVDPKKDRYTFEDSVKVTCVEGYEIVVKQDSIRTFYSSCQDNGEWSNSHFSCVPVNCGEPLPIENGQVEYVSEIHEPLYKAAVRYHCNAPYYTLKNEGEVVYECSASGQWINEEMGTELPKCVAVCGVPSNPVRETAKIFGGTRAEKGNFPWQVYFEHPRGAGVLISERWVMTAAHVLEGFDKPDMFIGVINVGRESLYRDAQQLVAEASFIHPGWKKLSKDTYRTDFDNDIALLKLKDPVKMGPNISPLCLPGKSPEYELQKGTLGYIAGWGQKERGRLPIYLWKAQIPVVDMDKCRSVKPEGPADSSAYRFTDNMICAGGDKDSCKGDSGGAYSIQDPLDNSRYYVAGLISWGPRCGTFGLYTKVVRYLDWITETMSKHENAEALQD